The DNA window GGTGGTGGTAAAGGTATGGTTTTAATGGTAGAACCAGTAGTTAATGCAATTGAAAGTTGCAAAAGGGAAAATAGCTTAGTAGTTTTAACAAGTCCTCAAGGTAAAACTTGAAATCAAAATTTGGCAAGAAAATATTCTTTAAATTATGAGCATATAATATTAGTATGTGGCCATTATGAAGGTTTCGATGAAAGAATTTTAGATTATGTGGATTTAGAATTATCAATTGGTGATTATGTTTTAACAGGTGGAGAAATAGCAAGTATAGTTATTTTAGATTCTATAACTAGATTATTAGAAGGTGTCATTGCAAAAGATTCCCATTTAAATGATAGTTTTGAAAATAATTTATTAGATCATCCAGTTTATACAAAACCAATTGAATTTAGGGGTAAAAAAGCTCCTGAAGTTTTAACAAGTGGACATCATGCAAATGTTGAAAAATATCGTCAAGAAGGTCGATTAAGAAATACTTTTAATAAAAGACCAGATCTTTTAGAAAAAAGTGAATTAAGCAAATCAGATTTAGATTTTATAGAAAAATTAAAAAAATTGAAAGGAGATAATTAATTATGAATATGTTAACAAAAAACACAAAAGCATTAATTGATGAACAATTAAATACTAATCTTCCAAACTTTACATCAGGAGATACTATCAAAGTTAATGTAAAAATTAAAGAGGGAGAAAAATTCCGTATCCAAGCATTTGAAGGTGTAGTTATTAAAACTCAAGGAAGTGGAATTTCATATTCAGTTTGTGTAAGAAAAAATTCAAATGGAGTTTTTGTTGAAAGAACATTCCCAGTTCATTCACCAATTATTGAAACAATTGAAATAATTAAACGTGGACGTGTAAGAAGAGCTAGAATTTACTATATTAGAAAATTAACTGGAAAAGCTGCACGTATTAAAGAAGTTATTAATAATAAAGCAAAAGATGCTTCAGCAGTTAAAAAAGCAGTTAAAAAATAATTATTTAATTTAAAATCTTTCAATTATTTGAAAGATTTTTTTGTTTCTATTTAATTAATTTTTAAAAAAGGTAAAATATTAAATATTAAGAGGTGCTTGTTTTTTATGAAAAATTACTATGAAGATATAATGCAAAAAATTAATGAAATTATGAGCAAAAATGATTATGATGAGGCTTTCAAAATTGTTTGTGAAGAATTAAGTGCTCCGTATGTCCCTCAAGATTTTGAAAAACAATTAGAACAAATGCAAAAAATTATAATGGAAAAAATTAAGTTTGAAGAAAAAAACTTTACAAATTGAAATACGGAAAAAGTTGCAAATATTATGGCAAAAAAATTAGACCAAGATTCTCATTTAATGGCATTTGATGCACTAAGAGGATTAAATGCCAGATTAATTTTAGAAGATATTAAAGCTTACTTATTAGATAGTGAAATTAAACCAGAGTATAAAACTTTTTTAATTATGGTTTTAATTGAACAATTAGTCGATCAAGAAATATTGATTGAAAAGAACGGTAGCAAGATTTCAATAAATCCCGCAAAGTATAATTTGAGAGAAGCACAAGATATTTTAAAAGATATTGAATTAAAAATAGAACAAACTATCTATGATTCAAATCCAAGTCTATTTACAATTTGTCAGCATATTGCAAATACTTATTTTTATAATGTTTTTCCAATTTTAAATTTTGACAAATTTACTTTAAATGATTTAGCAATGGCAATTATTATGAAAGCATGTGATTCATTAGGAATTGTTTTAGAAGAAAGTTTAGAATTAAAAATAGATTTTAATAAGGAAAATACAATGATATTATTAAGTGAGTTAAATAATATCATTTAAAGAAAAGAGGTAAAAATTATGATAAAAACAACTTTCACAGAAGAAGATTTTGTAAAATATAATGACCCAAAAAGCGTTATGATGCAATTATTTGGAGTTACTTGTTCAGTTTGTGGAATTGATGAAATTGATTATGTAGATGAAAAGGCACCAAAAACTTTAGGACAGATTGCTAAAGAAATATTGGATGAAGATCCAGAAATTGATGATGATGAACTAAATGACATGATAGAGCCTCAAATTGATGCATGACAAGAGTTAGATGATTATAATGCTTCAATTGGTATGCCAACATTTTTATGCCATAACTGTTATACTCAATTAATTAATGGTGAAATATCAATATCAATGAATGGTGATATTGTAGATTAAAAAATAAAAAGAGGAGAACTTAGTTCATGAAATTTGTAGATTTAGCGCATTTTAATATCAAATCTGGTAAAGGTGGCGATGGAGCCGTTTCTTTTCGTCATGAACTATACGTAGCAAATGGTGGACCTAATGGTGGTGATGGGGGTAAAGGTGGCGATATTATTTTTATAGCTGATGAAGGTAAGTCATCACTTTTAGATTTAAAATTACAGAAGTTTTATAGTGCAGAAGATGGTTTTAAAGGTGACATAAAAAATATGCACGGTAAGAATGGGAAAGATACCTATATTAAAGTTCCAGTAGGAACAATTATTTATAATAACGATACTAATGAATTATTATTCGATTTTATTAGTGATGGTCAACAAGAAGTACTTGCTCAAGGTGGTAAAGGTGGCAGAGGAAATGCAAGATTTGCAAATTCGAGAAATAAAGCACCTACAATTTTTGAAGCTGGAGATCCAGGTCAAGAAGTAAATATTAAAGCAGAATTAAAAGTATTAGCAGATGTTGGTTTTGTTGGTCTCCCTAATGCAGGTAAATCTACTTTATTAAGAGCGATTTCTAATTCAAAACCTCAAATTGCAGATTATCCATTTACAACTTTAAATCCCCAGCTGGGAGTAAGTAGAGATAAAAGTGGAAGAACTTTTACAGTTGCTGATTTACCTGGTTTAATTGAAGGAGCAAGTTTAGGAAAAGGTTTAGGACATGAATTTTTAAGACACATTGAAAGATGTAAAATAATTTGTCACGTTATTGATATGTCAGGAAATTACGCAACTGAAGATGTTATCAAAAATTATGAATTAATTAGAAAAGAGTTAATTGAATATAATTTTAATTTAGAAAAAAGAGTTGAAATTATTGTTGCTAATAAAATTGATATTGATGAAGCAAAAATTAATCTTTTATATTTTAAAGAAAAATATAAAGATAAAAAAATTATTGAAGTGTCAGGATTAACTAAAATTAATATTG is part of the Spiroplasma cantharicola genome and encodes:
- the trmD gene encoding tRNA (guanosine(37)-N1)-methyltransferase TrmD, which translates into the protein MKFSIITLFPNLINSYISESIIKRAIEKNSIDVEVIDLRKHTKLKHNQVDDYQLGGGKGMVLMVEPVVNAIESCKRENSLVVLTSPQGKTWNQNLARKYSLNYEHIILVCGHYEGFDERILDYVDLELSIGDYVLTGGEIASIVILDSITRLLEGVIAKDSHLNDSFENNLLDHPVYTKPIEFRGKKAPEVLTSGHHANVEKYRQEGRLRNTFNKRPDLLEKSELSKSDLDFIEKLKKLKGDN
- the rplS gene encoding 50S ribosomal protein L19; the protein is MMNMLTKNTKALIDEQLNTNLPNFTSGDTIKVNVKIKEGEKFRIQAFEGVVIKTQGSGISYSVCVRKNSNGVFVERTFPVHSPIIETIEIIKRGRVRRARIYYIRKLTGKAARIKEVINNKAKDASAVKKAVKK
- a CDS encoding DUF3196 family protein; protein product: MKNYYEDIMQKINEIMSKNDYDEAFKIVCEELSAPYVPQDFEKQLEQMQKIIMEKIKFEEKNFTNWNTEKVANIMAKKLDQDSHLMAFDALRGLNARLILEDIKAYLLDSEIKPEYKTFLIMVLIEQLVDQEILIEKNGSKISINPAKYNLREAQDILKDIELKIEQTIYDSNPSLFTICQHIANTYFYNVFPILNFDKFTLNDLAMAIIMKACDSLGIVLEESLELKIDFNKENTMILLSELNNII
- the obgE gene encoding GTPase ObgE; its protein translation is MKFVDLAHFNIKSGKGGDGAVSFRHELYVANGGPNGGDGGKGGDIIFIADEGKSSLLDLKLQKFYSAEDGFKGDIKNMHGKNGKDTYIKVPVGTIIYNNDTNELLFDFISDGQQEVLAQGGKGGRGNARFANSRNKAPTIFEAGDPGQEVNIKAELKVLADVGFVGLPNAGKSTLLRAISNSKPQIADYPFTTLNPQLGVSRDKSGRTFTVADLPGLIEGASLGKGLGHEFLRHIERCKIICHVIDMSGNYATEDVIKNYELIRKELIEYNFNLEKRVEIIVANKIDIDEAKINLLYFKEKYKDKKIIEVSGLTKINIDELLLEIGSTLEVVKDIPLWEIKDENPQDYKVYNFETDLKDIQVKNLGNGKWKIEGEDVYKAYQKTPISTYDNLLLFNEKLKHLGVYNILRERGAQRGDIVKVFDIELEWMD